gagtattccagcatgacaataccaaaaacacacggccaaggcaacaaaggagtggctcaagaagaagcacattaaggtcctggagtggcctagccagtctccagaccttaatcccatagaaaatctgtggagggagctgaaggttcgagttgccaaacgtcagcctcgaaaccttaatgactttggagaagatctgcaaagaggagtgggacaaaatccctcctgagatgtgtgcaaaccttgtggccaactacaagaaacatctgacctctgtgattgccaacaagggtgtTGCCacaaagtactaagtcatgttttgcagaggggtcaaatacttatttccctcattaaaatgcaaaatattttataacatttttgacatgcgtttttctggattttttgttgttattctgtctctcactgttcaaataaacctaccattaaaattgtagactgatcatttctttgtcagtgggcaaacgtacaaaatcagcaggggatcaaatacttttttccctcactgtacatcaaCACATTTTTCACCTTATCGACCCATATAacacatttttcaccttgtcgaccCAGATATTCAAAAtcgtgacctttcagttactggcccaacactctaaccgctaccTACCTACTGCCCCTTTTACAACATCAAATAGCAACTGTTTACTTGGATAACTAATGTATGGCAACTTTTATGTCACACCACCATTATATTTTGATCTTGATGATGATCAGATATAATTAACTGTCTGTTCACTCATGCTTGGTCTCTCATGTAAGTTCCTCTAATCAGTTAGTGAACACTTCTCTAAACTAAAGCTGGTAGGATTCCTCTGGTAGTGTTGTCTGTCCTCTGTGACTTTACCACCACTGTTAAATCTGAGATCAACATGTTTAATAAAGGAATATACAACATGGATCACTatcactactgctgctgctgttgtcttTCATATGGACAATATGGAGGAATACTAGCAACACTGATCTAATGCTGGACTGTACCTCCAGACTAGGAGAAGACCTGATACACAGAGGAAGGAAAAAGGACTAATATCTGGATGTAAGATACAATTAATATTTTATTATTTGGAAACAGCTTATATGAAGTGTTTGTTCTACCTGGAAGATGTTAAAGTGTATTAGTGTTAATTGTGCTTCTGTATGAGTGATTTTCACTGTAACAGCTGCAGCATCACAACACAGAAAGGTTTTTGTACCAGCAGTAATAGTGATTGTATCACTGTGGAGGACTTTTGGTAGTGGCACCAGACTTGATGTTGGAAGTAAGTAAACAACATAATGTACCGTTTTATTCACCTTTTGATGTCGTGAGTCAATATTTCTATTAATTTTGTCTTGATATTGAGGATttttaaacaaaacaacattttttaTGATATTTTGAAAAATACACAAGGTCTACACGTACTATGGCCAATTTTAATATACATGTTATTACATCTAATAAAATGTATGTTCAATATTTTCTAAAGATTAAAGTGATTAGCCTACATCTTAGATTAGTTGTATGAATCAACATACAGCACCTTGTAGGAAATATATAGTAAACAGTAGATTTCTGCTCAATGTTAAGGAAAACGaaataaaaaaacactttatTTAAAATTGAATAGATTAAATCATTTcagaaaagtattcataccatagTAGAGTTAATTATTTGAACCACAGTCTAAAGAAATTCAGCTTGCCCAATGGTCAGGAGGTTTTTGTACCAGCAGTAATAGTGATTGTATCACTGTGGTACACTTTTGGTAGCGGCACCAGACTTGATGTTGGAAGTAAGTAACAAGCTCTCTTGTTATTTCTTtctgattacatttttttgtattttactttCTTAAACTCTGTCTCCATGAAAATATTTTTCTTATTACTTTCGATGAAGCCTTctctcaaataacattttatttaaccaaaATGTTAAAATGTAGGTGTTTATTTATATGTCTGGTTTGATGGATTGCAGAGTATAATTCTGGTATGATAACTATTTACAAATATTGGATATAGTTGTTGCATTGTGTATTACTGTTAGTGTCAGATTTTAGAACTTTCACTCTTAAATATTTTTGGTTAAATTTTGCTTTTGACTGAGCCTTCTTTCAAACTTACATTTTATTGAATCAAGATGATAAATTGTAAGTTTATTTATGTCTGGTTTGTATGATTACGGACCATAACTTAATTCTGGTAAATAACTATTTAATAGTATTGCATATAATATTCATCATTGTTGCATTGTATTCATGGTAGACTTCACTGTTAGTGTGAAGACAAAGGGTCTCAGTTATGGTTGTAACTGACTTCATAATCCAACATGGGTGATATGTGATGAAAATACTATGAATATGAGTAGGCTATTCTGATCAGATCCATTCCGTAACAATATCtgtataatatgtataactgACACCATATGACTAGTAACTCTAGTTATTTAACCACTTTATACTTGTTTGGTTCATAAATCTGCTGTATCTTATTACTTTAGTATTTTCTCCACATCTTTTAAATAATCTAACTTCTACATTCATATTTAGAGGGCATTTCCACTTCACTTTATTTTGATGTGTACTTTGCTGAAGATAATCTCTTGCTGTAGCTGTACTTGATGTAGTTACTTAGTTGATGTGTTCTGTTTGTTCCAGGTTACAGTGCCCCCACCCTCACCGTCCTGCCCCCCTCCAGTGAGGAGCTGTCCAGTACAACAACAGCCACACTGACGTGTCTGGCCAACAAGGGCTTCCCCTCAGACTGGACCATGAGCTGGAAAGTGGACGGTACCAGCAAGAAGCAGGAGGCCAATCCTGGGGTCCTGGAGAAGGATGGTCTTTACAGCTGGAGCAGCACCCTGACTCTCACTGGCCAGGAGTGGACCAAGGCAGGAGAGGTGACCTGTGAAGCCCAGCAGAAATCCCAGACTCCAGTCACCATGACCTTGAGGAGGGCTGACTGTTCTGGGTAGAACCACTCAGTCACACACCCCTGTGGAGAGAGGCTGCTGGTTCCTCTGCTTTGACTCTGTTCTGAGATCAGATGTTCTCTGTCTTATTGATCACTGACATGTAGACTAACAGGGGGCTTTGTTTGAGTTCATGTGTCAATCCTCTCTGTAGACTGAGGTTGTATCAGTGTTAGATGTGATGTGTTCTGTTTTATTACTATTAGATACTGTAGGAATGTTTGCTTTGATGAACTGATGAAAATAAAGATTTCTCTTTGGAACAAATATTTTCGTTGTCTCTTTGAATAATTAGATTTTAGTGGTAAATGTTGAATGGTGTAGACATATATTAATAAAGCCTGATTCCCAGTTTCTTTTAAAACTATCAGACCTAAATGTCATTGCGTAGTTATTTATGTTCTAACTGCGTTGTCATCAACCAGTAGTTCATAGTAAGGGATGGATCGAAATGTACCGAATGGGTACCTGGTGGAAAATGGgttcatgctttttcaatttaaCTCAAGGGGAGGATTTAGTATTTAGTTTTTCaatttagtccaggggagggtcatgtaatttgcaTTTCATGAAATGTgtgtatttctcagtgttttaaaATGAGTTGCTTATTATGCTATACAGTATATCGATGTGTGTCCGATGCCACCCCTCATAATCAAGtgcgcctataggctatttagtgtggtctcaatcaaatgatccctAGCCTAGAGGCTACAGGCTACGAAGTGTATGCTCAGAGAAGCACCACGCAAGTTATATTTCTATGATAGCTGTTaggatggtgtaaataaaactaggctgcaCTACACATCGCAATGGATATTTCAAACCTGAGCCCCGGCCTTCTCTACGCTTGCTGATCAAAAACGTTTCTGTGTGCTGCCtcaccaatggctgtgctgtgtaggccta
The DNA window shown above is from Salmo trutta chromosome 8, fSalTru1.1, whole genome shotgun sequence and carries:
- the LOC115197981 gene encoding immunoglobulin kappa light chain-like gives rise to the protein MVTLTVVISCIFSLDSTDGGNGELGGGRVGGDGGVLTTTEEEKSSRSSILTLSKARWEEGGVYTCRVANNDTSDSAAFRRSHSAASQHRKVFVPAVIVIVSLWRTFGSGTRLDVGSYSAPTLTVLPPSSEELSSTTTATLTCLANKGFPSDWTMSWKVDGTSKKQEANPGVLEKDGLYSWSSTLTLTGQEWTKAGEVTCEAQQKSQTPVTMTLRRADCSG